In Vibrio sp. JC009, a single window of DNA contains:
- a CDS encoding response regulator — protein sequence MNILICDDSALARKTLYRTVSTEISAKIFFGENGQEAVDILSTSDIDLMFLDLTMPVMDGFEVLSSLPVSDYNTQIVVVSADIQEEAKARCLSLGANAFIEKPYKIDQIQSVLAPFQHSSSEPEPSLPEADEAQFDIDATSKFKELTNIALGRGAAILSDRVGQFINLPIPTVGYFEASELKMIISDVLQRDSMHAVTQRFVGGGIHGESLVCMRGKNITELAAKLGLGGASISQSELVMNIASLLVSTYLNSLAHQLVRSFSLRQPILLDHNVCEYLTEHQIEQGAFTIEFTYFAEELDFECEMLLLLDPDSLEVIKSLMERL from the coding sequence ATGAATATACTAATTTGCGATGATTCCGCTCTTGCAAGAAAGACACTTTACAGAACAGTAAGTACAGAAATATCAGCAAAAATCTTTTTCGGTGAAAACGGTCAGGAGGCGGTGGACATTTTATCCACCTCTGATATTGACCTTATGTTTCTGGATCTGACTATGCCGGTCATGGACGGATTTGAAGTTCTCAGTTCACTGCCTGTCAGCGACTATAACACTCAGATCGTTGTCGTATCCGCTGATATTCAGGAAGAAGCGAAAGCCCGTTGTCTGAGCCTGGGAGCAAATGCTTTTATTGAAAAGCCGTACAAAATTGACCAGATACAATCCGTATTAGCCCCGTTTCAGCACTCATCTTCAGAGCCTGAGCCTTCTCTGCCAGAAGCCGACGAAGCGCAATTTGATATCGATGCAACAAGCAAATTCAAAGAGTTAACCAATATTGCCCTGGGCAGAGGCGCTGCAATTCTCTCTGACCGGGTTGGTCAGTTTATTAACCTGCCTATACCCACCGTTGGCTATTTCGAAGCCAGCGAACTGAAAATGATCATCAGCGATGTGTTGCAAAGAGATTCCATGCACGCTGTCACACAACGCTTTGTCGGTGGCGGCATTCATGGCGAATCCCTGGTGTGCATGCGGGGTAAGAATATAACCGAACTAGCCGCAAAGCTGGGGCTGGGCGGTGCTTCAATCAGCCAGAGTGAGCTGGTAATGAATATCGCATCCCTTTTGGTTTCTACCTATCTGAATTCACTGGCTCACCAGTTGGTCAGGAGCTTTTCACTCAGGCAGCCAATTCTTCTGGATCACAACGTTTGTGAGTACCTTACTGAGCATCAGATTGAGCAGGGTGCTTTTACTATTGAATTTACCTATTTTGCTGAAGAACTGGATTTTGAATGCGAAATGCTGCTTTTGTTAGATCCAGACTCTCTGGAAGTGATTAAATCGTTAATGGAGAGGCTGTAA